A stretch of DNA from Deltaproteobacteria bacterium:
GTACACGCCGCCGTCAAGCGCCGGTATCGGTCATCGGGAGGATGCGGGTCGATTCCCTGGTAACGCGATGCGTCATTACGTTGGGGTGGGCCGGTGGCCAGCTTCGGAGCCCTTCTGCTAGTTTCCGCGCCATGCACCGCTCGATCGTCGTATTCGCTCTCCTCGCCCCCCTCCTCTCCGTCTCCCTCGGTGGCAGCGGCTGCAGCTGTGACGGCCCGGAGGTCAACCGCACCTCCGGCACCCTCGAGCTGGGGACCGGCAACCTGCAGTTCGGTCGGGTCTGCGTGGGCGACACGGCGATCTTCAACCTCGAGGTGCGCAACGACGGGAACGTGCCCCTGCACATCTCCGGCGCGGTGGTCGTGGGCTCCGGGGTCTTCGCGGTCGAGTCCTTCCCCGAGACCCTCGCCGCGGCCTCGAACCAGGCCGAGGCGATCGGGACCATCCGGGTGACCTTCACCCCCTCGGGCGAGGGCGAGTTCTTCGCGGACCTGGTGGTCTCCAGCGACGATCTCGAGCGCCCCGAGGTCACCGCCCGGCTCTCGGGCTCGGGGGACGGCGGCGCCCGGGTCGACTTCAACTTCCTCTGCGAGTCGGCCAGCGGCGCGAGCCTCGAGGACTGCCCGGCCACCCTCTCCTTCGGCGACGTGGGCGTGGATCTCTCCAAGGAGATCCCCCTGGTCATCGAGAACGCCGGCTGCGCCCTGCTGCGGGTCGACAGCATCGTGATCCAGGACATCGGGGGCAGCGGCCCCGCGCCGGGTTTCTCCCTGACGGCCCCCGAGACCCCCTTCAACGTCACCAACGTGATCCAGCAGACGGTGGTGCCGACCCTCACCCCCACCGCGGCGGACACCTACGTCGGCCGGCTGATCCTCGACTACACCGACGCCGGCAACTCGACCAGCGACACCGCCTCCCTCTCCATGGTGGGCACCGGGGTGCAGCTCCAGCTGCTGGTGCGGCCCCCCTCGTTCAACTTCGCCGAGGCGGACATCAGCACCCCCCAGACCCAGACCTTCACCATCGAGAACACGGGCGGCCTGGCCGGCGAGATCGTCTCCATCGCCCTCGAGACGGGGGACCCCGAGTTCACGGTCACCCCGCCCACGACCATGCCCGCGCCGATGGCGGCCTTCGGCACCGTCGAGTTCGACGTGACCTACACCCCGGTGGACGCCGAGCCCGATCAGGACGCGGTCCTGATCGTCACCGGCTTCGGCGCCCTGAACCCGGTGCCCGTCGCCGGCGGCCCCGTGCCCTCGATCGAGGTCACCCCCTCGACGACCATCGACTTCGGCACCGTGCCCACCGCCGGCACCGCCTCCCAGGTGGTCACCATCGCCAACGTCGGCCAGGCCGATCTGAACGTCACGGGCTTCAACTTCACGGTGAACCCCTCCGACGTCTTCTCCCTGGCCTCGGCGCCGCCCCTCCCGCAGGTCGTCGCCCCCGGCGCCTCCTTCGACATCACGGTGCAGTTCGACGACGACCCGGGCATCGGCCGCGACGCCAACGGCGCCGGCCAGAGCGAGGTCGGTGAGCTGGCCATCGCCAACGACGACCCGGCCTACGCCACCCTCGGCGGCGAGTACCTGCTCTTCATCGACACCGACACCCAGGCCAACCACGTGCCCCTGGCCAACATCCGCACCTTCGTCGCGGGCACCGAGTGCTTCGCCCAGCCCTGCAACCTCGACGTCTGCGCCGCGGGCGGGGCCGAGGTCGCCGCCTTCGACGGCACCGGCTCCTCGGATCCCGACAACGACACGCTGCTCTACCTCTGGGAGATCACGCAGGTCCCGACCGGCGGCACCGAGACCCTGAGCTCGACCAACGCCCCGACCACCCAGCTCGCCCCGACCTTCCCCGGGCGCTGGACGGTGCGGCTCACCGTCGAGGATCCCTACGGCAACACCGCCACCGCCCTGAGCGAGCTCTCGGTCTCCCGCACCGGCTGCTAGCCCGGATGAGCGCTGCAGCGTCGACGCCCGCCGACGAGGGCCTCCTCGTCCTGCGAGCCGCCCGGCGCCACGTCTGGCTCCTCGAGGAGGAGGGCCCCCGGCGCCACCGGGTGCGCGGGGGCGAGCGCCTCGTCCCCGGGGATCGGGTGATCCCGGCCGCGGACGGGGCCATCGACGGCCCCGCCGAGCGGCGCAACGCGCTGGAGCGGCGGACGGTGAAGGGCGACCGCCTCCTGGCGGCCAACCTCGACGGCCTGCTCATCCTGCTGGCCCACGGCACCCGCGACGGGGGAGAGGGCTTCATCGCCCGCTGCGTGGCCGCTGCGGCCGCCGAGGGCATCGAGCCCCTCCTGGTCTTCAACAAGGCCGATCTCGACACAGAGGGCGACCTGGGGGCCCGGATGGCGCTCCATGAGCGCCTCGGCTTCCGGGTCCTGCGGGTCTCCGCCCAGAGCGGTGAGGGCCTCGAGGCCCTGGAGGCGCTCCTGGCGGGCAAGGTCACCGCCCTGGTCGGCTTCTCGGGGGTCGGCAAGTCGACCCTGATCAACGCCCTCGACCTCGAGGCCGAGATCCCCGAGGGGGATGTCGACGAGAAGGGGAGGGGCCGCCACACCACCACCCTGGGCCAGGCCTATCCCTGGAAGGGGGGAGCGCTGATCGATCTGCCCGGGATCCGCTCCTTCGGCCTCCTCTCCGAGGACGGAATCGACGCCGCCTTCCCCGAGCTCGCCGGCCTGGCCGAGGGCTGCCGCTTCGCCGACTGCCAGCACCTCACCGAGCCCGACTGCGCCGTCCTCGAGGCGCTGGAGGCGGGGGAGGTGGAGGAGGAGAGGTTGGAGGTGTGGAGGGGGATCCGGGAGTCGGTGGAGAGCGATGGAGAGGGGCGCTGGTAGCGTCCTTCTCGCCGTCCGTATTCGTACACGTACACGTGCCCGTACACGGCTTTTCCTCGGGGCGAGGTCGGCGCCGACGGGTTCGATGGAGAACCCGTGGACGTGTACGTGGACGTGTCCGTGGACGGCTCGTGCGTCGAGCTAGCGGCGCGCCAGCTTCGTCGGGTCGTCGTGCTCTGCGGCAGCCACGGCGCTGCCGCTCACCTGCGCCGAGAGCGGAGCCTCCCTCACTGCCTCTCGCGAGGTATCCACCAGCGGCGACCAGTAGAGGCCGAAGACGAGGGTCGGGATCAACATCGCGCCGGCCAGGGCTGCGGTGCTCCAGCCGATCCGCACCGGCGTGGGATCGACGGCCTTCTCGAGGTACATCGCCCGCACGATCTTCGCGTAGTAGAAGAGGCTGATGGCCCCGTTGAGGGCGCCGACCAGGGCGAGGATCCACATCAGGGAGCCGCCCTTCAGGATGACGGCGTAGAAGACGTAGAACTTCCCGATGAAGCCGGCCAGGGGCGGGAGGCCCGTGAGGCTGAAGAGGAAGGCGGCCAGGGTGAAGGCGGCCCAGGGAGCCCGCTGCGAGAGGCCCCGATAGCCCTCGACGGTCTCGGTGCCCAGGCGGGTGCCGATGGCGGAGACGATGGCGAAGGCGCCGAGGTTCATGAAGAGGTAGATGATCGCGTAGACGATCACCGCCTCGACCCCCAGGACGGTGCCGGTGGCCAGGCCCATCAGCATGGTGCCGGCGTGGGCGATGGAGGAGAAGGCCAGCATCCGCTTGACGTTCTCCTGCCGCAGGGCGGTGATGTTGCCCACGGTCATGGTGGCCATGGACATCAGGGCCAGGATCTCCATCCAGGGGAGGCTGCCCAGGCTCTGCACCGTGCCCGCGGCCCAGGCGGCCGGATCGTGGCTGGTGAAGATCCCGAAGAAGAAGCGGATCATCAGGGCCAGGCCGGCGGCCTTCGGGCCCACCGAGAGGAAGGCCGTGAAGGGGGTCGGCGCGCCCTCGTAGGCGTCGGGCGTCCAGAGGTGGAAGGGCGCCGCGGCGATCTTGTAGCCGAAGCCCACCAGGACGAAGACCGTCGCGGTGGCCAGGGCCAGCTTGATGGCGGTCGGATCGCCGAGGGTCGAGACCTCGCCCATGGCCCGGGCGAAGCCCGCCTGCAGGTCGACCAGGCTGGTGCCGCCGCAGAGGCCGTAGAGGATCGAGAAGCCGTAGAGCATGGTGCCCGTGGCCACCCCGCCGAAGATGACGTACTTCAGCGCACCCTCGGCGCTCGGCCGGTTGCCCTTGCGGTAGCCGGTGAGCACGTAGCTCACCAGGGAGACCAGCTCGAGGGAGAGCACGATCATCAGCAGATCGGTCGAGGCCGGCAGGAGGAG
This window harbors:
- a CDS encoding choice-of-anchor D domain-containing protein; this encodes MHRSIVVFALLAPLLSVSLGGSGCSCDGPEVNRTSGTLELGTGNLQFGRVCVGDTAIFNLEVRNDGNVPLHISGAVVVGSGVFAVESFPETLAAASNQAEAIGTIRVTFTPSGEGEFFADLVVSSDDLERPEVTARLSGSGDGGARVDFNFLCESASGASLEDCPATLSFGDVGVDLSKEIPLVIENAGCALLRVDSIVIQDIGGSGPAPGFSLTAPETPFNVTNVIQQTVVPTLTPTAADTYVGRLILDYTDAGNSTSDTASLSMVGTGVQLQLLVRPPSFNFAEADISTPQTQTFTIENTGGLAGEIVSIALETGDPEFTVTPPTTMPAPMAAFGTVEFDVTYTPVDAEPDQDAVLIVTGFGALNPVPVAGGPVPSIEVTPSTTIDFGTVPTAGTASQVVTIANVGQADLNVTGFNFTVNPSDVFSLASAPPLPQVVAPGASFDITVQFDDDPGIGRDANGAGQSEVGELAIANDDPAYATLGGEYLLFIDTDTQANHVPLANIRTFVAGTECFAQPCNLDVCAAGGAEVAAFDGTGSSDPDNDTLLYLWEITQVPTGGTETLSSTNAPTTQLAPTFPGRWTVRLTVEDPYGNTATALSELSVSRTGC
- the rsgA gene encoding ribosome small subunit-dependent GTPase A is translated as MSAAASTPADEGLLVLRAARRHVWLLEEEGPRRHRVRGGERLVPGDRVIPAADGAIDGPAERRNALERRTVKGDRLLAANLDGLLILLAHGTRDGGEGFIARCVAAAAAEGIEPLLVFNKADLDTEGDLGARMALHERLGFRVLRVSAQSGEGLEALEALLAGKVTALVGFSGVGKSTLINALDLEAEIPEGDVDEKGRGRHTTTLGQAYPWKGGALIDLPGIRSFGLLSEDGIDAAFPELAGLAEGCRFADCQHLTEPDCAVLEALEAGEVEEERLEVWRGIRESVESDGEGRW
- a CDS encoding NADH-quinone oxidoreductase subunit N, with translation MQNAAQLIADNQGSFAYVLPEIVVIAGILGLFLLDLFLKKSTAARVIHTAAVVVVLLVATGLLFAMRAWEPASLFNGLLVHDAFAWFFRAFALLSTLVVIVMVPDYREIPTSRIGEFYALLLTIVLGLLLLPASTDLLMIVLSLELVSLVSYVLTGYRKGNRPSAEGALKYVIFGGVATGTMLYGFSILYGLCGGTSLVDLQAGFARAMGEVSTLGDPTAIKLALATATVFVLVGFGYKIAAAPFHLWTPDAYEGAPTPFTAFLSVGPKAAGLALMIRFFFGIFTSHDPAAWAAGTVQSLGSLPWMEILALMSMATMTVGNITALRQENVKRMLAFSSIAHAGTMLMGLATGTVLGVEAVIVYAIIYLFMNLGAFAIVSAIGTRLGTETVEGYRGLSQRAPWAAFTLAAFLFSLTGLPPLAGFIGKFYVFYAVILKGGSLMWILALVGALNGAISLFYYAKIVRAMYLEKAVDPTPVRIGWSTAALAGAMLIPTLVFGLYWSPLVDTSREAVREAPLSAQVSGSAVAAAEHDDPTKLARR